The genomic DNA tttcattttattaGAGAAATATTTAGGAACACGTTaaaatacagaatattaaataaataccaaaaaagTACTAGATAAAATTACACCAAGCACAACAACACTGCTACAGTAAAGAAAAacaactgaaaattaattgccGAGGATTGCACAAAAAAGTTTAAAACGTATTCCAATTGTGGTcctcaaaagaaaacaaaacatttcatgaaGACAGTGTCGCTACGATCACCAAATAAATAGCTAAAAGTGGTACCACCtaacaagcaaacaaaaaacTGTCCACGGCAACTGGAGCGGGGCATAACTGATTGCTTTGGATATTATGATCCCTGACGAGCAGCGCGTTTTAACAGGAGGCAGGAAATGATAAATTGGACATTTGGGACAGTACATTGATTATCGAGTGACAACACGTTAAAGATGGTCCTACTCTACTGTTTTTGCATACCAATTAATACACGTGACTTGTAGCAAAAGGATAAAGGATAGATATCCTAAAGGATAGTTCTATTCTAGAagatgtggtggccctgaagAGAAGCAAAAATGAACATACAATACACGAAGGTATACGTAAATGTTATCTAGAAAATTGATAGACGTCCaatttcagtaatgttaaagAAGGTAGCTTTGGCACATTGCTCGATCCTCACCGAAAGCTTCGCCGAAGTTTCTATTTGGACATCGTATAACGTCGACACTTTAACGTCTCTATCAATAGCTGTACTTGTATGAAGCCAACTTCTATAATGTCCCGTCAAAAGTCGCCATGTTCGAGCGTTTTGGCGCGAAAGGTCTCACACATTCTACATTTTCTGGACATTTTCCGTCCCTTTCTCATCAAATGTCGGTAAAATGACTTGTCATTGTATTCTTTACTGCGTCGGTATCCGTCATAGTCACAAaagttcttttaccggttccatgatccAGTGCGCGCCAGGCtatacaaagcgtacgttacgCCATACACTCTCGagaactcgagggtctatggttacgCATAGAATTTCTCagccgtagggtacacgcagggtatGTTTCTCGtagaactctatggcagattGCACCCTGACCTATATTATCGTCGCTGATGGTTAGAATATACATGGGgcattattttgcattgcaaatatgtgtcattcttctataacaatccgttgtacaacacaaatcagTATGTTTTAGTTGTTTTGAGTATATATCCGGTGTTTGATATTGCAActacaatgcattgtgggataaccggaaAAAGGTCTATAAAGGAGAGTCTATACTCCTCGGATATAGccataggggaaagaaatcagtcccctggggtggggagggagggtttttttgtgcaacggtttaccttatttgattttattaattttgactctgatatttcaaataaagagttcaactccacaccgtctgactgttttctttattgctgcaagtaattttattaattttgactgtgatatttcaaataaagagttcaactctacaccgtctgactgctttattattaccgacaagtccttatctcctctccaacttgtgtatacaccactgtaattgctccgaaaacattgccaacttgctaatccgctgtccgtatcagcggattaaatgattgagtcaacaccacagccgtcccacacgcattaaaagAAGGACccttattttactacgtgtgtgacggctgtggtgttgactcaatcacttaatccgctgatacggacagcggattagcaagttggcaatgttttcggagcaattacagtggtgtatacacaagttggagaggagataaggacttgtcggtaatatataaagcagtcagacggtgtagagttgaactctttatttgaaatatcacactcagtcaaaattaataaaatcaaataaggtaaaccgttgcacaaaaaaccctcctccccaccccagggtcctttcatctgttccctgtGATATAGCTTGCCAGTCATCAGATTTACACCAAGGATTGAAGAAATGTGTTAATTATATGCATTAATTGGCCAATTAGACATCAGTAGTGTCTTTTATGTTTCCATGCACGAGAAAAGGTAACtattattgttatgtaaatctaTATCAAGCGTTCTCTACTGCGTTCGCAAATAATCTATATCAAGCTGTTTAGATACTGAGAACGTCATCTTCACATTCAACTGCAATCATGTCTGGTCGTGGCAAAGGAGGAAAAGGTCTTGGAAAAGGAGGCGCCAAACGTCATCGTAAGGTACTGCGAGATAACATCCAGGGTATCACCAAACCAGCTATTCGTCGTCTGGCCCGTCGTGGTGGTGTCAAGCGTATCTCTGGTCTCATCTACGAAGAAACCCGTGGTGTCTTGAAGGTGTTTTTGGAGAACGTCATCCGTGATGCCGTCACCTACACCGAGCACGCCAAGAGAAAGACCGTCACCGCCATGGATGTGGTCTACGCTCTGAAACGCCAGGGCCGTACTCTGTACGGTTTCGGCGGTTAGATCACCGATTACAAAACCCTTACctaacggcccttttcagggccaccacattttccaaaaagagaactaccgtgtCTATATAATTCTTTTCTTGTTGGTTTCTCTCACTTTCCATATTGAACCCTTTTGAAACTAACTATATCTCGAATATGACATTTCAAATGATCAAATGCACGTACATTCAGCAATCCAGAAGAAAGTACCACAGTTCAATGGTGCATGTCCCATTTATTTCCCTTGTTTCGATCGAAAATGACAGagatgtatttatgtatgagATCCCAGGAGATGAATTGAAACTCTATGGTGTTAAAACAGTATAACTAAATTTCACTTTCCCAATTTCAGTCCAATTTTGTCTCTTGAGGACGCCCTTTCTTTACAACAAGAAATTTGGGACTGATAAACGACTCTATACCCTGAAGTTGTCCGTCTGACCTAAATCCCCGGTCATGGAGGTCGCCTCTCTACCACAGGCTAAGACAATGTACAATTCATATTCACAAAAAGGAAAATGACAGTTTATGTTGACCCGTTGAGAAATCGAGGTGTATGACTGGGTGCGAGTTGAGTTACGGTgaaaatgataaacaaaattcAGAAGGCCGAAGGAAATAAACGAACTTCGACTTGAGTCATTAAAACTTCCATTTCAGGGGaatagttaaataataacacatgagagcgagggcaatgtcacgatttattgcctgctcaagggatggtggtcatgatcgaaataatgatgatgcccgagccgtgacgagggcatcatcagtatttcgatcatgaccaccagcccgagggcaggcaaaaaatcgtgatattgccctagctctcatgtgttattatttttattacaccgaacaagcaaacatgcaaagatacaaaaacacaaagacttcttcgagtacagttcgcctttctgagtccggacctcagcgtaaaatgttgtcagtgccgagtccaggattgccgctgaaagtttgccgatctcctcggtggcgtatccaaatttgttgcttgcatagtcgctgaactcAGAAATTGCATtgcttgttgccattttcgttcgtttgctgtttacttgcatcaaaatatcgtctaactgtgccggtgacagctcgcATGACCTTTCGCAGCGATAGTAGCAACACAGGGTACAGgggaaagtcccctggggtggggaggaaggtgtcttttgtgcaacggtttacctgatttgattttattaattttgaccatgatatttcaaatgcgtgtgggacggctgtggtgttgactcaatcacttaatccgctgatacggacagcggattagcaagttggcaatgttttaggagcaattacagtggtgtatacacaagttagagaggagataaggacttgtcggtaataataaagtagtcagacggtgtagagttgaactctttatttgaaatatcacagtcaaaattaataaaatcaaataaggttaACTGTTGCACAAAAGacaccttcctccccaccccaggggactttcccctgtaccctgtggtagcaagtacaagcgaacgacaatttgttatgcgcagaaaggatgcgcagtaagtaaaatgacgattgatgtaatatcaaatgcagagggcatcatcaagttcttttacatgtcacgtgagtcgtgtttaaccaatggcagtgcatgctgaatgagtgaggtgtaataatacgTTATAAACAGCAATTTGGTAAAATGATGAATTACATATTATAGATATATCGAAAGTTAAgattggagtaatttaagataCATCCGACAGAGTAATCTTGTCTATACATTCATTCTACTCAAAAGTTAGCATAACGATGTATGGTTTCGAATTATTGTGTAGCAAACAAAGTTATTCCATGCAGGATATTTATTCCCAGTTATTTAAAGTAAGACAATCTTTTTCGCCTCCAAGTAAGACCGTGTAAGCGTGttgtgaacttgaaaaaaagtTGTGACACGATAAAAAAGTTCGGAAGATTGTATTATGTTCCAAGAGTCATGGGCAAGTCTAATACCCTTCGAATTATTCGGTTTGAACAAGACATACGAATTTGCTTGTACCTATGTAAATCAAGAAGTTCGTAAAACCTCAAAATAGATAAAAGTCATACAGAAATAGACATATGGTGGATAAGAGGTCAAAGTGGAGGcagcaaagaaaaaaatgatgttCGCAAAGTAACATACCTATGGCTGCATCGTGTGATATTAAACACTCCACGCATTGTAGCTACCTATAGCACAGAGtaccatagacagtctatgATGTTACTCTGTGCCTATAGGTACCTCTTAAAAAGGACCGTGTTGGGAATATGGaaataatttttgtcattttctaactATTTGGCGCGCAACGAACAATATCCCGAACAGACGGCTGTTTGTCTCTTGCTGCCCGGTGAGCTTGCCAAGCACGCCGTCAGTGAGGGCACCAAAGCCGTCACTAGTTCCAAGTAAATTGTATGCCTAGCATACacataccaaacggcccttcTCAGGGCCAACACATTCTCCAAGAAGAGAACTACCGCCGTGCACTGCAAACAAATCAATACTGATCACCCtaagcacggtcactccacaaccAAGCCCCAAGAAGCAAACCTGCCATAAGTCTAGCTTTTAGCCAGATCATAAACTACAGCAAAAAGGACCTCTTTAAAACTTGTTATATCAATCCGTCACATTGGTTGCTTAACAATACATATTTCAAATAGACATGTGCATATATACATTCATTAGAAAAGGTCATTTTATTTTCTATGAAAACTTTGCAACTGTTCACATTAAAAGAAATTCAACATTCTATTCATTTTTACTGGATATAATGCAGCTTCCGCTTTCTGTTAATGCCGTTTGCATTCGATGAAGCACTTGGTTCAGATAATGTCTATTCGGTAGGTCGGGTTTAGAAAAGATTTATTTATAGTCAAAAATGCCGTATTCAATTCGGCGAAAGTTTTGCAAATGCCTGTTGAGGGCTGACGACGTTGCTATATGTGTCGGTGGCATCGTAAAAAGCTGTAAAAAGTTTAAATATCATAGTGTTGAGGCTCAATACAATCCTATGTTACTAGAGGGCTATTGATAGGAGCATTTGCGTACTTTGGGTCGTACAAAATCTTTTCATCACGATGGGGAAACTGTAGAGCCTCATATGTAAGATCTTTGTGGATGGTTGTATGATGAACTCATTTTCAAGAGTCGACCATGTGTTCAGGTGTGGCAAAGGGAATACGGTAAATTATCTGAAAATTAAACTAAATTTAATAAGTCATAATATGAGGGCTAAACATTCTTTTATTGTCCGATTATCTAACATCCGCTAACAAACTTTTAGCGAACATTTCGCGATGTGCTTGGGCTTGAAATTGACACGGTCCAGCGGGGAACTGCATCTTGTCGATCAAGGTAAATGGCATGTCGGTGGAGATACACAGAGAGAGACTTCAACAATGAAAGTGGAAAATTTCAGGGATGGTATGTCTTTTGTGCGATCTATTAAATTAGTAATATCATTTTATGAGTCGAAAATTGTGGACAGTGCCGCAGTTGTTGAATGTACATACAATGAAAGTAATGTAACATCAGTAATTTTAGTTAGCAATGAAATTGAAGGTCACTTGTCTTGGCGTCCTAAGCCCCGTATATATAGTCATTTTCATATGATACTACTCGAGTCATTATCTTTCCCCTTTGTAAACATATTCTGCTAAACATATTCTGCAATCAATTGTGACATAAACCCATACGTGAGTCATCTCTTGGTACGTATTCATGatgattttttcagaaaaagggTGATTTCTCAAAATCTGGTAAACACATTACATTTCATCCGACACTTGGCGAAATaatgttttacagtatttttggtGAAAGGATTGTTGTTTTAAAGTTTAGACGTGGACGCAGGTTTAAAAACGAAAATTATGTACATAAAAAGAGCGGTCAACATAATTAATCGAAAAATGCGCAATTATCCCTAATAGATCACAAGCCCTTTGCTAAACATAATCGATTGGAGAAATGCGTTAATTATATGCATTAGTTGACCAATCAATGAGACAACAGTTGATCTGTTCAAACGCGGCGCGAAAAGGTTTCGCTCACTACTTGTCATTTAAATTTCATTGGGCGTTTTCTGTGGCGTTCACAGACGATCTATATAAAGGTGCAGATTGTGAGCAAAGTCATCTTCACGTTCAACTGCAATCATGTCTGGTCGTGGTAAAGGAGGCAAAGGTCTGGGAAAAGGAGGCGCCAAGCGTCATCGTAAGGTACTGCGAGACAACATCCAGGGTATCACCAAGCCAGCTATCCGTCGTCTGGCCCGTCGTGGTGGTGTCAAGCGTATCTCTGGTCTCATCTACGAAGAAACCCGTGGTGTCTTGAAGGTGTTCTTGGAGAACGTCATCCGTGATGCCGTCACCTACACCGAGCACGCCAAGAGAAAGACCGTCACCGCCATGGATGTGGTCTACGCTCTGAAACGCCAGGGCC from Ptychodera flava strain L36383 chromosome 12, AS_Pfla_20210202, whole genome shotgun sequence includes the following:
- the LOC139146212 gene encoding histone H4, encoding MSGRGKGGKGLGKGGAKRHRKVLRDNIQGITKPAIRRLARRGGVKRISGLIYEETRGVLKVFLENVIRDAVTYTEHAKRKTVTAMDVVYALKRQGRTLYGFGG
- the LOC139146213 gene encoding histone H4, translating into MSGRGKGGKGLGKGGAKRHRKVLRDNIQGITKPAIRRLARRGGVKRISGLIYEETRGVLKVFLENVIRDAVTYTEHAKRKTVTAMDVVYALKRQGRTLYGFGG